The following proteins come from a genomic window of Nitrospirota bacterium:
- a CDS encoding right-handed parallel beta-helix repeat-containing protein produces MSNKYILRSIIISLVIFATALFSFALDYPHSPSNYYDCATCHDFYSVNPYLMTDWTGDYVMQDDDDTPLNHLCRSCHYGGGPAPAHDTHSYLGVGYTTSATSPYGGWQVRCSTCHNPHYQQQFRKYRSTGEEYWLVKMLVDAVTVSATSSTLKAQGTPNWSTDEYVGMMVVPNVNARYPTAYKITGNDSDTLTIKGQVTGILSGDTFAVIYGKIIRDLIKLDDIVNPMSSTAKTGWKRVKFFRETGDHSCVDGDATYDGVCEVCHTETDYHRNNSSANHIHNVGIHCVDCHSHNEGFKHGGGTGVGCGECHGHDSGYGGVTGGQGTYVSHSNHTENDSDDLRGPNVGCGTCHATDNFPNFADGVSYADYKSGAVMTTVCNPCHSSGGTYDGVSDAAVGAKNNWTRIADSESRIYKPNGSLKAGKERWCATCHDESPSQIQSINAPNVIGDEDGTFTYGTGWGFYKTGHGLSSTSAYPASGGVTAGAGKGCLDCHDSTTVHIDGDARTYDDGGSSTTDPGVYRQGYRLKRIGGQEPMLIPWPQNTANSADNYLLCVSCHNSGPFTSSVNMNTNLVTDGINRHEFHLTRNIYAYAADWSGGNTSLINCVVCHNVHGSTRLAMVRDGKLVEREPGLMIWYNNDDIVTNDPSNPNPPQPQNLPLSASTGTIWRGLTSGNLCTHCHGSDNTLPEYRTPFQNVAQAPTLDWTGETNYQSDGVNPGSAASGGTFTFRVKYTDTNNDAPNPVELWVDEDDSGTYEAGEKYVMSGVDSGDTIYTNGRIYSKSLSVGSAGDNTLNYRFYASDGTSDATGAPASGGTITILNNPPALTWTGEAYFTGDGIHPDTGGSGSSFEFRVNYSDTDNQSPSAIQAWIDADDSGTYEPDEKYAMSAVNGSDSTYSDGKLYNKTLTLSYVGDGVYNYRFYASDGSADATGSPASNSTVTVLSSANNPPVLEWIAASCLTDGVKPATGPNNGDFEFIIKYTDPDNQCPPAASDIQAWVDINDNSSYEPGEKYNLTEADVSDTICSDGKLYNVTRTLSLAGDNVLNYRFYATDGTDTAIGDPISNSAVTVVDALKVRTSGGTGWYSSIQSAIDAIDGAHTVLVYEGTYNENLIFNGALDGSTTVRSVCGADSTIISSTGNVVLTQNNTGNVIDGFSITGGTIGLYINAATATVTNSKIYGNINSAAAGGGVYVTNAASTLTISNSEIYSNSAASGGGIFYNSGTNHVISNSIIRDNTATGSGGGIYPQNATLTITNSTVRDNSAVSHGGGFYNNASSVDFSKCKITGNTSSALGGAMYLANASASADLENCIVTSNQGTQGGMIYTNGGTANIINSTVAANQATTGSGGAFRTSTTSAITVRNSILWNNMAATDGHLAYFNGGTLNINDSVIASGGDGVYTDAPYMEGTMTLNISGYTSEHDPLFADASNGDYHVQASSDAIDNANATYAPADDIDGESRPQGSADDIGADEYTSDWSAPVLSWTGETNYASDGVNPNNAASGSSFEFRVNYTDADNEAPSAIQVWVDEDDSGTYESDEKYNMTAVGIDNIYNDGKLYTKTLTLSHAGDDAFNYRFYASDGAADATGSPTSNGVVSVTNNYPVLSWTGEADYASDGVDPNINVTSGSYEFRIDYTDEENTAPSFMEVWVDEDDSGTYEPGEKYVMTATDGGDIDYTDGKRYAKTLSISYTGDGILNYRFYASDGTDDATGAPASNSTLTVANVPLLSWTGEANYISDGVNPNSAVSGSSFEFRVSYTDAENDAPTSIQAWVDEDDSGTYTAGEKYDMTAVDGGDTDYTDGKLYTKTLPITKAGDNTLNYRFYAADGSGEAAGDPTSNNTLTVTNNIPALSWTGETNYVTDGVDPNSGGNGADYIFRAKYTDADDEAPGPIEVWVDEDDSGTYTAGEKYSMTVSGGNGDYTDGEVYTKTLALSYAGDGVLNYRFYASDGTDAATGDPVSDNTVTVSLSANSAPALEWYAGSCRTEGVRPSTGAGGADFEFWVEYTDGENDCPPTANDIQVWIDENDNTSYDAGEKYDLTEDDAGDTNCADGKIYKVTRAISFAGDGSLNHRFYASDGTDPATGTPTSDSTVNVVNTAYKVRPSGGTGWYSTIANALTASPASSTVLVYPNADFTAATYAGGLSNINKTNRTLQSVCGADLTVISGGGTVYNLQGNDGAVIDGFTITGGTTYGIYSNSDSLTVKNSKIHTNPTGIHLNNGCNPATIQNTSIYSNTSYGINSPSALNLVSVTNSNIYNNGGGITNGPGINLNGGAGTHIITNVSLTGNTTTGNGGAIYCVNCVVTIDNSTINDNTAGSGGALYFLNPSVNATITDTFIQGNEATGTLGGAIYMGNGAESLTNVMLTGNKANTNGGAIYINGGTSNCLFCTLSGNYAGGYGGALYQNSSTQTNIWNSIVYNNDALNGGNYKQIFATSPRYTYVDVYNTLIDQIPGANISGPPDQRSSYENMGGNLHEGTDTNELPYFVNGLNPASAPATGGDYRICGGVDDPAGCTAASYCIDAGSGSYTSDHDIYGSSRPLGAGYDMGAHEKE; encoded by the coding sequence GTGAGCAATAAATACATATTAAGATCTATCATCATATCTCTTGTGATATTTGCGACAGCGTTATTCTCTTTTGCGCTTGATTATCCGCATTCTCCGTCGAACTATTATGATTGCGCGACCTGTCATGATTTCTACAGCGTTAATCCATATCTTATGACTGACTGGACAGGTGATTATGTTATGCAGGATGATGACGACACTCCATTAAATCATTTGTGCCGGAGCTGTCATTATGGCGGAGGCCCGGCGCCTGCGCATGATACGCATTCCTATCTCGGAGTAGGATATACGACATCTGCCACCAGCCCTTACGGAGGCTGGCAGGTTCGCTGCAGCACATGTCATAACCCTCATTACCAGCAGCAGTTCAGAAAATACCGCTCTACAGGAGAAGAATACTGGCTGGTGAAAATGCTGGTGGATGCGGTGACTGTATCTGCTACCTCATCTACTCTTAAGGCGCAGGGGACGCCGAACTGGTCAACTGACGAGTATGTGGGGATGATGGTTGTGCCGAACGTCAACGCAAGGTATCCAACCGCGTACAAGATAACGGGGAATGATTCTGACACATTGACGATAAAGGGGCAGGTCACGGGAATTTTAAGCGGCGACACATTCGCGGTGATATACGGCAAAATAATCAGGGATTTGATAAAGCTTGATGACATAGTCAATCCCATGTCATCGACTGCGAAAACAGGGTGGAAGAGGGTGAAGTTTTTCAGGGAAACAGGGGATCACTCCTGCGTGGATGGCGATGCGACGTACGACGGAGTCTGTGAGGTATGCCACACTGAGACAGATTATCACAGGAACAATTCGAGCGCGAATCACATTCATAATGTAGGCATACATTGTGTTGATTGCCACAGCCATAATGAAGGTTTTAAACATGGCGGCGGAACAGGGGTGGGTTGTGGCGAGTGCCACGGCCATGATTCAGGATACGGAGGAGTTACCGGAGGACAAGGGACTTATGTCAGCCATTCAAACCATACTGAAAACGATTCAGACGATCTCAGGGGGCCGAATGTAGGCTGCGGCACATGTCATGCTACGGACAACTTCCCGAACTTTGCCGATGGTGTGAGTTACGCCGATTATAAGTCAGGCGCTGTGATGACGACAGTCTGTAATCCCTGCCACAGCTCAGGCGGCACATATGACGGAGTAAGTGACGCTGCAGTTGGAGCAAAGAACAACTGGACCCGCATCGCCGATTCTGAAAGCCGCATTTATAAACCTAATGGCAGCCTTAAAGCAGGCAAAGAAAGGTGGTGCGCAACATGCCATGATGAGTCTCCGTCACAGATACAGAGTATAAATGCGCCAAATGTAATAGGTGATGAAGACGGAACATTCACATATGGAACAGGCTGGGGATTCTACAAGACCGGACATGGCTTGTCTTCAACTTCAGCATATCCCGCAAGCGGCGGTGTAACTGCGGGGGCAGGCAAGGGATGCCTTGACTGCCATGATTCAACTACGGTTCATATCGACGGAGATGCCAGAACCTATGATGACGGCGGCAGCAGCACAACCGATCCGGGTGTGTACCGCCAGGGTTACAGGCTTAAACGCATTGGCGGCCAGGAACCGATGCTGATACCGTGGCCGCAAAATACGGCGAACAGCGCTGATAATTACCTGCTGTGCGTGAGCTGCCATAATTCAGGGCCGTTTACAAGCTCTGTGAATATGAATACAAACCTGGTGACCGACGGGATCAACAGGCACGAATTCCATTTAACAAGAAATATCTACGCTTATGCGGCTGACTGGAGCGGCGGCAACACCAGCCTGATCAACTGCGTGGTATGTCATAATGTTCACGGCTCGACAAGACTCGCCATGGTCAGGGACGGAAAACTTGTCGAAAGAGAACCCGGATTGATGATCTGGTATAACAACGACGATATCGTAACTAATGACCCGAGCAACCCGAATCCTCCTCAGCCGCAGAACCTGCCGCTGTCAGCCAGTACCGGTACGATATGGCGCGGGCTGACGTCAGGAAATCTCTGTACGCACTGCCACGGCAGCGACAATACGCTTCCGGAGTACAGGACGCCGTTCCAGAATGTAGCTCAGGCGCCGACACTCGACTGGACAGGCGAGACTAATTATCAATCAGACGGCGTAAACCCGGGGAGCGCGGCTTCAGGAGGCACATTTACTTTCCGGGTCAAATACACGGATACCAACAACGATGCTCCAAACCCTGTTGAATTATGGGTGGACGAAGACGACAGCGGCACATATGAGGCCGGAGAAAAGTATGTCATGTCAGGAGTGGACAGCGGGGATACTATTTATACGAACGGCAGGATATATTCCAAATCGCTCTCGGTCGGCAGCGCAGGCGACAATACACTGAACTATCGATTCTACGCGTCTGACGGAACAAGTGATGCGACAGGCGCGCCGGCAAGCGGCGGTACTATTACGATCTTAAATAATCCGCCTGCTCTCACATGGACAGGAGAAGCTTATTTCACAGGTGACGGCATCCATCCGGACACCGGAGGCAGCGGCAGCAGTTTTGAATTCAGGGTGAACTACTCAGATACTGATAATCAATCCCCGTCCGCAATACAGGCATGGATAGATGCTGATGACAGCGGCACATACGAGCCGGACGAAAAATACGCCATGTCTGCAGTTAACGGCTCTGACAGCACTTACAGTGACGGTAAGCTTTACAATAAGACACTTACCCTCTCTTATGTCGGCGACGGGGTCTACAATTACCGTTTTTACGCGAGTGACGGGAGCGCGGACGCAACAGGCAGCCCGGCGTCAAACAGCACTGTAACCGTACTCTCATCGGCAAACAATCCTCCTGTTCTTGAATGGATTGCGGCATCATGCCTGACAGATGGCGTAAAACCTGCGACAGGCCCGAACAACGGGGATTTTGAATTTATAATTAAATACACTGATCCGGACAATCAGTGTCCTCCAGCTGCGAGCGATATCCAGGCGTGGGTGGATATAAATGACAACAGTTCTTATGAGCCGGGCGAGAAGTATAATCTGACAGAGGCCGATGTTTCAGACACCATATGCTCTGACGGCAAGCTCTATAACGTAACACGTACGCTTTCACTTGCAGGCGACAATGTGTTGAATTACCGGTTCTATGCTACCGATGGGACTGATACGGCTATCGGTGACCCGATATCAAACAGCGCTGTTACGGTTGTTGACGCGCTTAAGGTCAGAACATCAGGCGGCACAGGCTGGTACAGTTCCATACAATCGGCCATAGATGCTATTGACGGCGCCCATACGGTGCTGGTCTATGAAGGGACGTACAACGAGAATCTTATCTTCAACGGGGCGCTTGACGGCTCCACCACGGTCCGGTCGGTCTGCGGCGCTGACAGCACAATTATCAGCTCCACAGGGAATGTTGTTCTTACCCAGAATAACACCGGCAATGTGATTGACGGATTCAGTATTACCGGCGGGACGATCGGTTTATATATAAATGCGGCAACTGCTACTGTCACAAACAGCAAGATATACGGAAACATAAACAGTGCAGCCGCAGGCGGCGGTGTCTATGTCACTAATGCGGCATCAACTCTTACCATATCTAATTCTGAGATTTATTCTAATTCTGCCGCGAGCGGCGGCGGTATCTTTTATAACAGCGGGACAAATCATGTGATCAGCAATTCAATTATCCGGGACAACACCGCAACCGGAAGCGGCGGCGGCATTTATCCGCAGAATGCTACATTGACCATAACCAACTCAACGGTCAGGGATAACAGCGCTGTAAGTCATGGCGGAGGGTTCTACAATAATGCTTCAAGCGTTGACTTCTCCAAGTGTAAGATCACCGGCAATACATCATCTGCTCTGGGCGGAGCTATGTATCTGGCGAATGCCTCAGCATCAGCGGATCTCGAAAACTGTATTGTAACAAGTAATCAGGGGACTCAGGGCGGCATGATCTACACTAATGGCGGCACGGCAAACATCATTAACTCTACCGTTGCAGCCAATCAGGCAACTACCGGCAGCGGCGGCGCTTTCCGCACATCAACGACAAGCGCCATAACAGTAAGAAACAGCATACTCTGGAACAATATGGCTGCTACCGACGGACACCTCGCCTACTTCAACGGCGGCACATTAAATATAAATGATTCCGTTATCGCAAGCGGCGGAGACGGTGTCTATACTGATGCTCCTTATATGGAAGGCACAATGACGCTGAATATCAGCGGTTATACGTCTGAACATGATCCTTTATTTGCGGATGCGTCAAACGGTGATTACCATGTTCAGGCTTCTTCGGACGCCATAGACAATGCCAATGCGACGTATGCTCCTGCTGATGACATTGACGGCGAGAGCAGGCCCCAGGGCAGCGCTGACGACATTGGCGCTGATGAATATACTTCTGACTGGAGCGCTCCGGTGCTGTCGTGGACAGGCGAGACGAATTACGCAAGTGACGGGGTAAATCCGAATAACGCGGCAAGCGGGAGCAGTTTTGAATTCCGGGTCAATTATACTGACGCAGACAATGAAGCTCCGTCAGCGATACAGGTATGGGTAGATGAAGACGACAGCGGCACATATGAGTCAGATGAAAAATACAATATGACGGCAGTTGGCATTGATAATATATACAATGACGGTAAGCTGTATACAAAGACACTTACACTCAGTCATGCCGGAGACGATGCCTTTAATTATCGTTTCTACGCATCTGACGGTGCGGCAGACGCAACAGGTTCTCCGACGTCAAACGGCGTGGTTTCGGTAACAAATAATTATCCTGTATTGTCATGGACCGGCGAGGCTGATTACGCAAGTGACGGCGTGGATCCGAACATTAATGTGACCAGCGGCAGTTACGAGTTCAGGATCGATTATACCGACGAGGAAAATACAGCTCCTTCATTTATGGAAGTATGGGTGGATGAAGACGACAGCGGCACATATGAGCCCGGTGAAAAATACGTAATGACCGCAACTGACGGCGGAGATATTGATTACACTGACGGCAAGCGTTATGCGAAAACCTTGTCAATCAGTTACACGGGAGACGGCATACTCAATTACCGTTTCTATGCCTCAGACGGGACTGATGACGCAACCGGCGCTCCTGCGTCCAATAGCACTCTCACTGTCGCAAACGTCCCGCTGCTTTCATGGACCGGCGAGGCAAATTATATAAGCGACGGCGTAAATCCGAACAGCGCTGTAAGCGGCAGCAGCTTTGAATTCCGTGTGAGTTACACTGACGCGGAAAATGACGCGCCTACGTCAATCCAAGCATGGGTGGACGAGGACGATAGCGGCACATATACGGCAGGTGAAAAATATGACATGACCGCTGTGGATGGCGGAGATACAGATTACACCGACGGCAAACTCTATACAAAGACATTGCCAATAACCAAGGCCGGAGATAATACGTTGAATTACAGGTTCTACGCGGCTGACGGATCAGGAGAGGCTGCGGGCGATCCAACATCAAATAACACTTTAACTGTTACCAATAATATCCCCGCGCTTTCATGGACAGGGGAAACTAATTATGTGACAGACGGAGTTGATCCGAACAGCGGAGGAAACGGCGCTGATTATATCTTCAGGGCAAAATACACCGATGCTGATGATGAAGCTCCAGGCCCGATTGAGGTATGGGTTGATGAAGACGACAGCGGCACATATACAGCAGGTGAAAAATATTCAATGACGGTTTCCGGCGGGAACGGCGATTATACTGACGGTGAAGTATATACAAAGACGCTCGCGCTCTCTTACGCCGGAGACGGCGTTCTCAATTACAGGTTCTACGCCTCAGACGGGACAGACGCGGCAACAGGCGATCCGGTCTCTGATAATACAGTTACAGTGTCCTTATCAGCTAACAGCGCGCCTGCTCTTGAATGGTATGCCGGGTCATGCCGGACTGAGGGAGTGAGGCCGTCCACAGGGGCAGGCGGCGCGGACTTTGAGTTCTGGGTTGAGTACACGGACGGTGAAAACGATTGTCCGCCGACCGCAAACGACATACAGGTCTGGATAGATGAGAATGATAATACTTCATATGACGCTGGTGAGAAATATGATCTTACAGAGGATGATGCCGGTGATACGAACTGCGCGGACGGCAAGATATATAAAGTGACACGGGCGATATCATTTGCAGGAGACGGATCTCTTAATCACAGATTTTATGCCTCTGACGGGACAGACCCTGCAACAGGCACGCCGACTTCTGACAGCACAGTAAACGTTGTGAATACGGCCTATAAAGTCAGGCCGTCAGGCGGCACAGGATGGTACAGCACGATAGCGAATGCCCTTACAGCTTCTCCTGCTTCAAGCACGGTACTGGTTTACCCGAATGCAGATTTTACGGCAGCCACCTATGCCGGCGGCCTCTCCAATATTAATAAGACAAACCGTACTCTTCAGTCTGTCTGCGGCGCGGATCTGACGGTCATTTCCGGCGGAGGCACTGTTTATAACCTCCAGGGCAATGACGGCGCGGTCATTGACGGGTTCACAATAACCGGCGGGACTACATACGGCATTTACTCAAACAGCGATTCATTGACCGTCAAAAACAGCAAGATACATACGAATCCTACCGGCATACATCTGAACAATGGCTGTAATCCGGCAACTATACAGAACACATCCATTTACAGCAATACATCCTATGGCATAAATTCGCCAAGTGCTCTCAACCTCGTCAGCGTTACAAACAGCAATATATACAACAACGGCGGCGGCATCACCAACGGCCCGGGCATTAATCTGAATGGCGGTGCAGGAACACATATTATTACCAACGTATCGTTAACAGGCAATACGACTACCGGAAACGGCGGCGCGATTTACTGCGTCAACTGTGTTGTAACAATTGATAACAGCACCATAAATGACAACACAGCAGGCTCAGGCGGCGCACTCTACTTCCTGAATCCCAGCGTTAATGCAACCATTACTGATACCTTTATTCAGGGAAATGAAGCGACAGGCACGCTCGGCGGTGCGATCTACATGGGCAATGGCGCTGAGAGTCTGACAAACGTCATGTTAACAGGCAACAAGGCCAACACTAACGGCGGCGCCATATATATTAATGGCGGGACGTCCAATTGTCTGTTCTGTACCCTTAGCGGCAACTATGCCGGAGGTTACGGCGGCGCTCTTTATCAAAACAGCTCCACGCAGACTAATATCTGGAATAGTATCGTCTATAACAACGACGCTCTCAATGGGGGCAACTATAAACAGATTTTTGCGACCAGCCCCAGGTACACATATGTTGATGTCTATAACACATTGATCGATCAGATACCGGGCGCTAATATCAGCGGCCCGCCTGATCAGAGATCCAGCTATGAGAATATGGGCGGCAACCTGCATGAAGGAACAGACACTAATGAATTGCCGTATTTTGTGAACGGCCTGAATCCGGCTTCCGCACCTGCCACCGGCGGCGACTACCGCATCTGCGGAGGAGTTGACGATCCGGCAGGCTGCACCGCCGCCTCATATTGCATAGACGCAGGCAGTGGAAGTTATACGTCTGACCATGACATCTACGGCAGCTCAAGGCCTCTTGGAGCAGGATATGACATGGGAGCGCATGAGAAAGAGTAA